The DNA segment CGAGCGGCGCGAGCATCTCGATCACCTGGCGCGCGTCGTCCGCGTCGAAGCCCCCGCGCTGGAAGTCGGCGGAGTTGAGCTTCACCGCGACCGCGAAGGAGGGCGACACGGCGGCCCGTACGGCGCGGACCACGTCCAGCAGCATCCGGGCCCGGTTCTCCAGTGAACCGCCCCACTGGTCGGTGCGTTTGTTGACCAGCGGGGAGAGGAACTGCGAGAGCAGATACCCGTGCGCCGCGTGCACCTCGACCCCGTCGAAGCCCGCCCGTTCGGCGCGCTGGGCGGTCACCGCGTACCGGGTGACCGTCTCCTCGATCTGCCGGGCGGTCATCGCGACCGGGCGGCCGAACCGGTTGCTGTGCTTGCCCAGTTCGACGCCGACCGCGGAGGGCCCCCAGACGACGCCGGGCATGTCGGAGCCGATCTGGCGGCCGGGGTGGTTGATCTGCATCCAGATCGCCCCGCCCCCCGACTTGCCGGCCTTCGCCCACTCGGTGAACGGCTCCAGCGGCGCGGCCTCGTCGAGGACGAGACCGGCCGGACCGGTCAGCGCCTCGGCGTGGACCATGACGTTGCCCGTGATCAGCAGTCCGGCGCCGCCCTGGGCCCAGCGCCGGTACAGCCCGAACAGCTCGGCCCCGGGCAACTGGCCGTCGGCGGCCATGTTCTCCTCCATGGCCGCCTTGGCGATCCGGTTGCGCAGTACCTGCCCGGAGCGCAGGGACAACGGCGAGAACAGTTCGCTGGTCATCCAGCTTTCCCCTCTCGATCTCCATCGCTTACGATGTGTACAGCGTTCACATTAAGCCAGGAATGTAAGCGCCGTAAACTTCAGGGAGTGTGACCTATGCCGCAAGCGAGCAGCTCGTACCATCACGGCGATCTGCGCGCGGCCTGCCTGCGTGCCGCGCGGGAGTTGCTGGAGGAGGACGGCAGTGCCGGGCTGTCGCTGCGCGCGGTGGCGCGGCGGGCGGGCGTGTCGGCCACGGCCCCTTACCGGCACTACGCGGACCGCGACGCGCTGGTCTCCGCGGTGGCGGCCGAGGGGTACCGCGAGCTCGCCGAGCACCTGGCCGCCGCCCACCCCGACCCCCGGACGCCGGACGAGCTCGCGTCGGTCGCCGTCGCGTACGTGCGGTTCGCGCTGGACCGGCCCGCGATGTTCCGGGTGATGTTCGCCGAGCCGTGCGACCCGGACAGCGAGGAGCGGGTCGCGGCGACCGCCGCCATCTCCGGATACGTCCGCGGGATCGTGCAGGGCGCCTTCCCCGGCGTCGACCCGGACGCGCTGGCGACCGCGGTGTGGGCGCTCGTCCACGGCCTGGCCTTCCTGCACCTGGACGGCAAGCTCCACTCCTCGACGCCGGAGGTGGTGGACGCCCAGGTCCGCGCGGCCGTACAGGCGCTGTTCAGCGTGGCGGCGACGCGGTAGGACGCGGGGTCATGTTGACAGTGCACACACTCACTCCCTAATGTGTGTGCTGTAAACATGCGGGCCTGGCAGTCCGCCGTCCCAGGATCGGAGCGTCATGAAGGCGGTGTCGATCAAGGAGCCCGGCGGTCCCGAGGTCCTGGAGTGGGTGGACGTCGAGGACCCGGTGCCCGCAGCCGGCGAGGTCGTCGTCGACGTCGTCGCGAGCGCCCTCAACCGCGCTGACGTCATGAAGCGTTACGGCCTCTACCCTCTCCAGCCCGGCACCTCGCCGTACCCCGGTTTCGAGGTCTCGGGCCGGATCGGCGCGCTCGGTGAGGGGGTTACCGGCTGGCAGGTCGGCGACGAGGTGTGCGCGCTGCTCACGGGCGGCGGTTACGCGCAGAAGGTCGCCGTCCCGGCCGGTCAACTGCTCCCCGTACCCGAGGGGATCGGCCTGGTCGAGGCGGCCGCGCTGCCCGAGGCGGTGGCGACCGTCTGGCCCGACATCGTCATGACCGCCCACCTCAAGAGGGGCGAGACCCTCCTCGTGCACGGTGGCGCGGGCGGTGTCGGCACCTTCGCCGTCCAGATCGCCAAGGCGCTGGGCGCCCGGGTCGTCACCACGGTCGGCGGCCTCGAAAAGGCCGTTCGCGCAAGGGAGTTGGGCGCAGACGTCACGATCGACCACCGCACCGAGGACTTCACCGAGCACGGCCCCTACGACGTGATCCTGGACGTCGTCGGCGGCAGCTATCTCGAACGCAACGTCCGCTCCCTCGCCCCCGACGGGCGCCTGGTGCTCATCGGCCTCCAGGACGGTCTGGAGGCCAACCTCAACCTGGCCGAACTGGTCTTCAAGCGCCTGTCCGTGCACGGCACGACCCTGCGCACGCGGTCCAAGGAGCAGAAGGCCGAGATCGTCGCCCAGGTGCGGGACGAGGTCTGGCCGATGATCGAGAGCGGTGCCGTGGGACTCGTCATCGACCAGCGCCTGCCCATGTCCCAGGCCGCCGAGGCCCACCGCCTGATGGAGGCCGGCGGCCACGTCGGCAAGATCCTGCTGGTCGACGAGTAGCGCGCCATGGGCGCCCTACGGCGGCATCGCCCGGCGGACGGCGGGTCGTGGGGGGCGCCCCGAGGCGGTTCGTCAAGGCCGGCGGACTGGTGCTGCGTCAGTCAACGTTCGCCCCGACACAGCTCCGGGGAACCGGTCTGACCCACCCGTTGCCGGAGTTGTCGGCGGTGGCTGCCAACCTGGCGCCGACGACTCCGCTCGCAGTGATCAACTGGGGTCTCGATGCCTGATGAACGATCCGGGTCCGTACTGTCCTCGATCAGGCGGTCCTGCAGTCCGGCTTCGCCGTGCGTGTCGTACCGGTTCTTCCACTTGGACAGGCAGGCGCGGGAGACACCGGCCTCAGCGCCGACGTCCGCGATCGGGCGGGTGCGGCAACGCTCCACGAGCCTTCGGCGTCCCTCGATGTTCCAGGGGGCGTTCGCATGCGTCATCGGAGCACCTCGGTGCCCCGGCCGGCTGTGATGGCTGTGAGGAGGGGGAACGCGATGAGCAGCGCCACGGCGACGAGGAGTCCGCTCGCCCAGAGCGGCCCGAGGGCCCCGGCTTCGGTGCTGAGGGTGGCGGCGGCGATGACGGGGCCGATGGCAGCGCCCACGTTGAGTGCCGCAGTCGCGTACGAGCCTGCCATGGTGGGGGCTGCCACGGCCTCGTAGAGGACCCGCGTGATCAACGTGCTGCCCAGCGCGAACGACAGCGCACCCTGAACGAACACGAGGATGAACAGGGTGACCGGCTCGTCGGCCAGCACCGCCAGGGCCGGCCAGCCGATGAGCAGCAACGGACCGCCAACCGCGATGACCGGACCGGGACGCCGGTCGGCGAGCCGTCCGGCGACGGTGACGCCGACGAAGGAACCAGCGCCGAACAGCACCAGCGCGACAGGGATCCACAACTCGTCCAGCCCGGCGCTGTCGGTCACCACGGGTGCGAGGAAGGTGAGGCTTCCGAACGTTGCCGCGTTCACCAGCGCACCGAGCAGCATGACCAGGATCAATGGCGGCCTGGTGAGCTGGGCAAGTTCCGCTCGCAAGACCGGCCTGCCGGTCGCCTCGCCCTCATCGGGTCCTGCCGGGATCCCCTTCAGGATGCCGAGCGCTGCGGGCAGGCAGAGAGCGGCTACGGCCCAGAACGTGGCCCGCCAGCCGAGCAGCGTGCCGAGCACCGCCCCTCCGGGGACACCGGCGATCGTGGCCACCGTGGTGCCCGACAGCAGTACGGCCAGCGCGCGTCCCTTCTTGTCAGGCGGGACCAGCGTGGCCGCAGCCGTCAGAGCGACGGCGAGAAATCCTGCGTTTGCGAGCGCGGCGACGACTCGAGTGGCGAACAGGAGGGGGAAGCTCGTGGTGACGGCGCCCACGGCGTGGGCTGCCGCGAAGACGAGCACGAACCCGAGAAGGCCGACGCGCCTGGGCCAATTGCGGGTAAGCGCGGCCACAAGAGGGGCGCCGACGACCATGCCGATCGCGAACGCCGAGGTGAGGAAGCCCGCCGTCCCGACCGTAACGTAAAGATCTGAGGCGATGTCCGGCAAGAGGCCGGCGAGCATGAACTCCGAGGTCCCCATGGCGAAGACCGCCATGGCAAGCAGATACAGGGGAAGAGGCATCGAGTCGCTCCGAGGTGAGAGAAGCACGAGAAGGTCATCTCGTCACCGCGGCCAGCCCCATGCGCTCACTCGTCACACCGCGAGAGCGGCGCGACGACATGGCTACGAGCTCAGTGGTTCAGGGGGCTGACGGCGTGACCGAAAGCCCCCACCGTGTCTGACTCAGGACTCGACATGGTCGGCACGCTACCCGACCGATGCCCGTCGAAGCATCCTGGTTTCCCGGGCATCGGCCTGTGTCACCAACGTCATGTCCCGCAACAACTAGGTTGCTGGTGGTGTCGGCTGGAGAGGGGGATGCGGTGGGAGTGTGATGATGTTCGGCTACCACCTCGCTCTCCAGGTTCACGATGCCGATGAGAAGTTCCCGTTCCGTCGTGGAAGCGGAGGATTTGCCGCTTGGCTCAGCAGGGCGGTTTGGGGTTCGAAAGGGTTGTGGCGCTTGCCCTGGGCGATCTTCCTGTCGTAGTAGGCGCGGTGGCTTCGGCGCCGGGGAGCAGCACTGTCTGCTCAGCCAGCGGGGTAACTGTGTTCTCGACCGGGCGCTCGGCCATCTGCGGTGCCTTGGGCCGCAGCAGCGTGACCAGCCGGCGGCGGCCTGCCTTGCGGATCTGTGCCGGTGACTCGAACCGCTCCAGCTGGGCCAGGACATCCGTCTTCGAGGTCGACCAAGCGCGGGGTGTGAGGCATCGCGCGGCCTGCGTCGGCGATGATGAAGGCGTCTCGCGTCCGTCTTGGCCTCGCCTGGGCAGAGGTGGGCGACCCGTCCCATCGTCAGGCCCAACAGATGGGCGACGGGGCAGCCCAACTCCCGGGCGACGGCGGGCGGCAGGGCTCCGGTCGAAGCCGGCTGGTCGATCACGACCAGGACCGTTCTGTGCCTGGTCCTGCGTATCGCGAACAGCTCGTGGAGCTTGGGCTCGGTATCGGGCAGGCGCCCGTCGAACGCCTTCTCCCTCGCCGGGGTGACGGCGGTGGCGTGGTGTCAATCGTTGCCGACGTCCAGGTCGAGATGGGAGGGGCGAGCGGTGCTCAACCAGGTGATCCGTCGCCGAACAGCCGCCGGATTGGTGTGAGATGCGTCTTCCTCCGATCTGAGGAAGTCACCAATCCGGGTCCCCACCCGGCCCCGGATTCCCCCCGTGAGCGAGGAACAGAGCGACCCAAGGACATCACCGGGGCCGGTGCGGACGGTGCTGGGTGCGCTGAGCGGTCTGCTGGCCGGGTTCGCCGCGCTGGCGGTGGCCGAGCTGGTGGCGGCGGGGGTGCGGCCGCAGGCCAGCCCGGTCGTCGTGGTCGGCGGGGCCTCCATCGACCAGACCCCGGCGGCGGTCAAGGACTGGGCGATCCGTCACTTCGGCACCGACGACAAGCTGGTGCTCCAGCTCGGCATCCTCGTCGTGCTCGCACTCCTCGCCCTGGGCCTGGGCGCGCTGGCGGTTCGCCGCCGGGTCCTCGGTGCGGCCGGTGTCCTGCTGTTCGGCGCCATCGGCGCGACGGCCGCTTTCACCCGCCCCGACTCGCGGGGCTTCACGGACGCGTTGCCGTCGCTCGTCGGGGCCGTCGCCGGTGCGCTCCTCCTGTACTTCCTGGCCGGACGCCTCATCACCCCCGTACCGGCCGCCGGCAGCGAGCCCGGCACCTGGGACCGCCGGGGCTTCGTCATCGCGGCCACCTCCGCCGCCGCGGCGTCCGCCGTCGCGGGCGGGGTCGGCCGGACGCTGAGCGGCAACCGGGCGGGAGACGCCGTCGCCTCCCGCAAGCGGGTCGTCCTGCCCAGCCCCGGCTCGCCCGCGCGGCCGACACCGAAGCGAGCCGCCCTGCGGGTCGACGGCGTCAGCTCCTACGTCACGCCCAACAAGAACTTCTACCGCGTCGACACCGCCCTGGTGGTCCCCAAGGTGGACGCCACCGCCTGGCAACTCCGCGTCCACGGCAAGGGCGTGCGCCGCCCGGCCACCTTCACCTTCGACGACCTGCTGCGCCGGCGACTGATCGAGCGCACCATCACCCTGACCTGCGTGTCCAACGAGGTCGGCGGCCCCTACGTCGGCAACGCCCGCTGGACCGGCGTCCGTCTGGCCGACCTGCTCGCCGAATGCGGGGTCAAAGCTCCGTCCAAGGGCGGGCCGGCCGACCAGCTGGTGGCCCGCTCGGTGGACGGCATGACCATCGGCACCCCCGTCGAGGACATCATGGACGGCCGCGACGCCATGCTCGTCGTCGGCATGAACGGCGAACCGCTGCCCTTCGAGCACGGCTTCCCGGTCCGCATGCTCGTCCCCGGCCTCTACGGCTACGTCTCCGCCTGCAAGTGGATCCAGGACATCGAACTCACCACGTTCGACTCCTACGACCCGTACTGGGTGAAGCGCGGCTGGGCCAGGAAGGCACCGATCAAGACCCAGTCCCGGATCGACACGCCCAAGCCGTTCGCCCGGCCCAAGTCCGGGACCGTGATGGTGGCCGGGGTCGCCTGGGCCCAGCACCGGGGCATCGACAAGGTCGAGGTCCGGGTGGACGACGGCCCCTGGCAGGAGGCCCACCTCGCCGCCGAGGACACCCGTGACACCTGGCGCCAGTGGTCCTACCCCTGGCAGGCGACCAAGGGCTCCCACACCCTCACCGTGCGCGCCACCGACCGCACCGGAAGCGTGCAGACGGAGAAGCGCGCGCGGACCATCCCCGACGGCGCCAGTGGCTGGCACTCCGTCGTCGTGACCGCGGAGTGAGCCCGGACCGGCTCCCCGCCCCCTGACCAATTCCCCTCACCCCGCAGCCCGTTGCTGCCTTTCCTCACAGGAGAAAACCAATGAACGCTCGCATCCGCCGCACCACCGGTCTCCTCTCGGCCGCCGTCATGCTGCCCCTGGCGCTCAGCGCCTGCTCCGGCAGCGACAGCGACTCGGCGAAGTCCGACTCCAAGGCGTCGGCGTCCGCGTCGGCCCCGGAGAGCAGCGCGGGCATGAGCAGCATGGACCAGCCGTTCGGCCCGGCGTGTTCCTCGGTGCCGAAGAACGGCGCGGGTTCCTTCGACGGCATGTCCAAGGACCCGGTGGCCACCGCCGCCTCCAACAACCCGGCCCTGTCCACGCTGGTCGCGGCCGTGAAGAAGGCCGGTCTGGTCGACACGCTCAACAACGCCCAGAACATCACGGTGTTCGCGCCGACCAACGACGCCTTCAACAAGATCCCGAAGGCCACCCTGGACAAGGTCCTCGCCGACAAGGCCCAGCTCACCAAGATCCTGACCTACCACGTCGTCGGCAAGAAGCTGGCGCCGAAGGACCTGGAGAACGGCTCCTTCGACACCCTGGAGAAGTCGAAGGTCATGACGTCGGGCATGGGCGAGTCGTACACCGTGAACGACTCCTCGAAGGTCGTCTGCGGCAACGTCAAAACCTCCAACGCCAACGTGTACATCGTCGACACCGTCCTGATGCCCAAGAGCTGAACCGGACGGACCATGCTCCCGCCCAGGCCGCCGACGGCCTGGGCGGGTCTCCGCCGTACCGAGTCCGACAGGGGGCCCTATTGACCACGACCGATGAGAACGGCCCGGGGAGCGCGCGCGACGACGTACTGCGCCGGATCGCCGTGACCCGCCAAGTCCGCGCCGGACGCGGCCTGTTCGGCAGGCTCTCGCAGTGCCGTACCGCCCGGCACGACAGCGTGCCTCAGAACTGAACCACCGCCAGCGGAACGGCCGTCGGCTGCTTCGACCCTCCCGCAGGCTCCACCGTGATCCCGACGGCCGTCGCCCGGCCCAGGGAGCCCAGCAGCACCCGGCCCTGCCGGCCGCCCTCGCCGGAGAGCAGGCCGCCGGAGCGGAACGTGGTGCCGTTGTCGGCGTACCAGAGCTGGTAGACCTTCCCCTCGCCGAGTGCG comes from the Streptomyces seoulensis genome and includes:
- a CDS encoding NADH:flavin oxidoreductase/NADH oxidase family protein, whose product is MTSELFSPLSLRSGQVLRNRIAKAAMEENMAADGQLPGAELFGLYRRWAQGGAGLLITGNVMVHAEALTGPAGLVLDEAAPLEPFTEWAKAGKSGGGAIWMQINHPGRQIGSDMPGVVWGPSAVGVELGKHSNRFGRPVAMTARQIEETVTRYAVTAQRAERAGFDGVEVHAAHGYLLSQFLSPLVNKRTDQWGGSLENRARMLLDVVRAVRAAVSPSFAVAVKLNSADFQRGGFDADDARQVIEMLAPLGVDLIELSGGSYESPAMSGRAADARTQAREAYFLDLAKDLVGSSPVPLMLTGGITRRETAERVLDSEVAVIGMGTALAVTPDLPERWRAGGEAERQLRPVTWSDKVLASAASMAQVRHQMRRIARGSRPTPGTHPALALLAEQRKQRRALRRYRTWLSTERRAA
- a CDS encoding TetR/AcrR family transcriptional regulator; the protein is MPQASSSYHHGDLRAACLRAARELLEEDGSAGLSLRAVARRAGVSATAPYRHYADRDALVSAVAAEGYRELAEHLAAAHPDPRTPDELASVAVAYVRFALDRPAMFRVMFAEPCDPDSEERVAATAAISGYVRGIVQGAFPGVDPDALATAVWALVHGLAFLHLDGKLHSSTPEVVDAQVRAAVQALFSVAATR
- a CDS encoding NAD(P)H-quinone oxidoreductase is translated as MKAVSIKEPGGPEVLEWVDVEDPVPAAGEVVVDVVASALNRADVMKRYGLYPLQPGTSPYPGFEVSGRIGALGEGVTGWQVGDEVCALLTGGGYAQKVAVPAGQLLPVPEGIGLVEAAALPEAVATVWPDIVMTAHLKRGETLLVHGGAGGVGTFAVQIAKALGARVVTTVGGLEKAVRARELGADVTIDHRTEDFTEHGPYDVILDVVGGSYLERNVRSLAPDGRLVLIGLQDGLEANLNLAELVFKRLSVHGTTLRTRSKEQKAEIVAQVRDEVWPMIESGAVGLVIDQRLPMSQAAEAHRLMEAGGHVGKILLVDE
- a CDS encoding Cmx/CmrA family chloramphenicol efflux MFS transporter, coding for MPLPLYLLAMAVFAMGTSEFMLAGLLPDIASDLYVTVGTAGFLTSAFAIGMVVGAPLVAALTRNWPRRVGLLGFVLVFAAAHAVGAVTTSFPLLFATRVVAALANAGFLAVALTAAATLVPPDKKGRALAVLLSGTTVATIAGVPGGAVLGTLLGWRATFWAVAALCLPAALGILKGIPAGPDEGEATGRPVLRAELAQLTRPPLILVMLLGALVNAATFGSLTFLAPVVTDSAGLDELWIPVALVLFGAGSFVGVTVAGRLADRRPGPVIAVGGPLLLIGWPALAVLADEPVTLFILVFVQGALSFALGSTLITRVLYEAVAAPTMAGSYATAALNVGAAIGPVIAAATLSTEAGALGPLWASGLLVAVALLIAFPLLTAITAGRGTEVLR
- a CDS encoding sulfite oxidase, which translates into the protein MRTVLGALSGLLAGFAALAVAELVAAGVRPQASPVVVVGGASIDQTPAAVKDWAIRHFGTDDKLVLQLGILVVLALLALGLGALAVRRRVLGAAGVLLFGAIGATAAFTRPDSRGFTDALPSLVGAVAGALLLYFLAGRLITPVPAAGSEPGTWDRRGFVIAATSAAAASAVAGGVGRTLSGNRAGDAVASRKRVVLPSPGSPARPTPKRAALRVDGVSSYVTPNKNFYRVDTALVVPKVDATAWQLRVHGKGVRRPATFTFDDLLRRRLIERTITLTCVSNEVGGPYVGNARWTGVRLADLLAECGVKAPSKGGPADQLVARSVDGMTIGTPVEDIMDGRDAMLVVGMNGEPLPFEHGFPVRMLVPGLYGYVSACKWIQDIELTTFDSYDPYWVKRGWARKAPIKTQSRIDTPKPFARPKSGTVMVAGVAWAQHRGIDKVEVRVDDGPWQEAHLAAEDTRDTWRQWSYPWQATKGSHTLTVRATDRTGSVQTEKRARTIPDGASGWHSVVVTAE
- a CDS encoding fasciclin domain-containing protein, yielding MNARIRRTTGLLSAAVMLPLALSACSGSDSDSAKSDSKASASASAPESSAGMSSMDQPFGPACSSVPKNGAGSFDGMSKDPVATAASNNPALSTLVAAVKKAGLVDTLNNAQNITVFAPTNDAFNKIPKATLDKVLADKAQLTKILTYHVVGKKLAPKDLENGSFDTLEKSKVMTSGMGESYTVNDSSKVVCGNVKTSNANVYIVDTVLMPKS